A stretch of the Haloplanus aerogenes genome encodes the following:
- a CDS encoding ORC1-type DNA replication protein, producing MTEDPEEGMLSWDESVFRDEHVFEIDYVPETFDHRETQLENLKYALRPAVRGSRPLNTMVRGPPGTGKTTAVLKLFGELSGQPGVRTVRVNCQLDSTRYAVFSRVFENVFDYEPPSSGISFKKLFGQITDRLVDDDEVLVVALDDVNYLFYENEASDTLYSLLRAHEGSAGVRIGVIVVSSDLGLDIMDDLDGRVQSVFRPEEVYFPVYDADEIVDILQERVDRGFHDGVIGPQELDRVAELTAENGDLRVGIDLLRRAGLNAEMRASRTISVDDVEEAYDKSKYVHLSRCLRELTESEQALVETIAEHDGQQAGTVYEAFHESTGLGYTRYSEIVNKLDQLGVIEADYAEVDGRGRSRSLTLSYDADAVLDRL from the coding sequence ATGACAGAGGACCCCGAGGAGGGGATGCTGTCGTGGGACGAGTCGGTCTTTCGGGACGAGCACGTCTTCGAAATCGACTACGTGCCGGAGACCTTCGACCACCGGGAGACGCAACTGGAGAACCTGAAGTACGCCCTCCGGCCCGCGGTGCGGGGCTCCCGCCCGCTCAACACGATGGTCCGCGGCCCGCCCGGGACGGGCAAGACGACGGCGGTGTTGAAGCTGTTCGGCGAGCTATCCGGACAGCCGGGGGTGCGGACGGTCCGGGTGAACTGCCAACTCGACTCGACCCGGTACGCCGTCTTCTCCCGCGTGTTCGAGAACGTCTTCGACTACGAACCGCCCTCCTCGGGCATCTCGTTCAAGAAACTGTTCGGGCAGATCACCGACCGTCTCGTCGACGACGACGAGGTGCTGGTGGTCGCGCTCGACGACGTGAACTACCTCTTCTACGAGAACGAGGCCTCGGACACGCTCTACTCGCTGTTGCGTGCTCACGAGGGGTCGGCGGGAGTCCGGATCGGCGTCATCGTCGTCTCCTCCGACCTCGGGCTGGACATCATGGACGACCTCGACGGCCGGGTGCAGAGCGTCTTCCGGCCGGAGGAGGTGTACTTCCCCGTCTACGACGCGGACGAAATCGTCGACATCCTGCAGGAGCGGGTCGATCGGGGCTTCCACGACGGCGTGATCGGCCCGCAAGAACTCGACCGGGTGGCGGAACTCACCGCCGAGAACGGCGACCTGCGGGTCGGCATCGACCTGTTGCGCCGAGCGGGGCTGAACGCCGAGATGCGCGCCAGCCGAACCATCAGCGTCGACGACGTGGAGGAGGCGTACGACAAGTCGAAGTACGTCCACCTCTCGCGGTGTCTGCGCGAACTCACCGAGTCGGAGCAGGCGCTCGTGGAGACCATCGCCGAACACGACGGCCAGCAAGCCGGGACGGTGTACGAGGCGTTCCACGAGTCGACGGGGCTGGGCTACACGCGCTACTCGGAAATCGTCAACAAACTCGACCAGTTGGGGGTGATCGAGGCCGACTACGCCGAGGTGGACGGCCGGGGCCGGTCGCGTTCCCTCACGCTCTCGTACGACGCCGACGCGGTCCTCGACCGCCTGTAA
- a CDS encoding GIY-YIG nuclease family protein, with protein MHYVYVLECSDGSYYTGYTTDVERRVAEHDAGEGAKYTRGRTPVELVHVEEYDTRSAAMSREHAIKSLSRRQKEGLVDSATRD; from the coding sequence ATGCATTACGTCTACGTCCTCGAGTGTTCGGACGGCTCTTACTACACGGGCTACACGACGGACGTGGAGCGCCGGGTGGCCGAACACGACGCCGGCGAGGGGGCGAAATACACCCGCGGACGGACGCCGGTCGAACTCGTGCACGTCGAGGAGTACGACACGCGGTCGGCGGCGATGAGCCGCGAACACGCGATCAAGTCGCTGTCACGGCGGCAGAAAGAAGGGTTGGTCGACAGTGCTACACGCGATTGA
- a CDS encoding SDR family NAD(P)-dependent oxidoreductase, giving the protein MTRMAVVAGVGPGLGAAVARRFAAEGCRVALLARTKSYLDTLAADLDGTAGAGLAVPTDLTDADAVESAFETIRAEWGPTDALVYNASGAPWQGVDISLDAFDHALATGPRGALLCAREAAADMVDGDADAGDGKAGTIVFTGATTSTRGREGALGFSAAKFAVRGMAQSLARELGPDGVHVAHVVLDGSIRPPDVVPSDPPTHLDPDDIAGRYWDLVTADPATMPFEIHLTNGPGGKTEFV; this is encoded by the coding sequence ATGACACGTATGGCCGTCGTCGCTGGCGTGGGACCGGGGCTCGGCGCCGCCGTCGCCCGCCGGTTCGCCGCCGAGGGCTGTCGGGTGGCGCTGCTCGCTCGCACCAAATCGTATCTCGACACGCTCGCCGCGGACCTCGACGGGACGGCGGGCGCGGGACTCGCCGTCCCGACCGATCTGACCGACGCCGACGCGGTCGAATCCGCGTTCGAGACGATTCGAGCGGAATGGGGACCGACCGACGCCCTCGTCTACAACGCGAGCGGTGCGCCGTGGCAGGGTGTCGACATCTCGCTCGACGCGTTCGATCACGCGCTGGCGACGGGGCCGCGTGGTGCGCTCCTCTGTGCGCGGGAGGCGGCGGCCGACATGGTCGACGGCGACGCTGACGCGGGCGACGGCAAGGCCGGCACCATCGTCTTCACCGGCGCGACCACCTCGACCCGGGGCCGCGAGGGTGCCCTCGGCTTCTCCGCCGCGAAGTTCGCGGTCCGCGGGATGGCGCAGTCACTCGCGCGCGAACTCGGGCCCGACGGGGTCCACGTCGCCCACGTCGTCCTCGACGGGTCGATCCGGCCGCCGGACGTGGTCCCGTCCGACCCGCCGACGCACCTCGATCCCGACGACATCGCGGGGCGGTACTGGGACCTCGTGACCGCCGACCCCGCGACGATGCCGTTCGAGATCCATCTCACGAACGGGCCGGGCGGCAAGACGGAGTTCGTCTAG
- a CDS encoding histidine phosphatase family protein translates to MPTLLLARHGETTWNRDGRLQGWAPTPLTDRGHEQARALAAAVDTEYDVDRIVASDLRRARQTASYLADRVGREPTFESSWRERDFGRYQGLPHETVFEDHERLSLKRAGREAVDARPESGESLRDVRERVLAGWNRLLADSGADETVAVVAHGGPLYLLLGAVEDRNIVDAVTERTQHNCALNELRVTDGAPTVVSENRTDFLDEVRT, encoded by the coding sequence ATGCCGACCCTCCTCCTCGCCCGGCACGGCGAGACGACGTGGAACCGAGACGGCCGTCTGCAGGGCTGGGCACCGACACCGCTGACCGACCGCGGTCACGAACAGGCGCGGGCGCTCGCGGCCGCCGTCGACACCGAGTACGACGTGGACCGCATCGTCGCCTCCGACCTCCGGCGCGCCAGACAGACGGCGTCGTATCTCGCCGACCGCGTCGGGCGTGAGCCGACGTTCGAGTCGTCGTGGCGCGAACGCGACTTCGGCCGGTATCAGGGGCTTCCCCACGAGACGGTGTTCGAGGACCACGAGCGATTGTCGCTCAAGCGCGCCGGCCGGGAGGCCGTCGACGCCCGCCCGGAGAGCGGCGAGAGCCTCCGCGACGTGCGCGAACGCGTCCTCGCGGGCTGGAACCGGCTCCTCGCCGACAGCGGCGCCGACGAGACGGTGGCCGTCGTCGCCCACGGCGGGCCGCTGTATCTCCTTCTGGGCGCCGTCGAGGACCGCAATATCGTCGACGCGGTGACGGAGAGGACCCAGCACAACTGTGCGCTGAACGAACTCCGCGTGACCGACGGGGCGCCGACCGTCGTCTCGGAGAACCGGACGGACTTCCTCGACGAAGTGCGCACGTGA
- the larB gene encoding nickel pincer cofactor biosynthesis protein LarB: MRDILDAVASGDLSPAEAEARLVGYATTDAGRFDAARERRRGIPEAVLADGKTPAEVASMAMAALETTGRVLVTRADDAHVAAVTDDLPADATVDHDERARTLVVHAPDFEPPDLDATVAVVTAGTSDAAAAGEATVLARAVGATVDRIDDVGVAHLGRIVDHLDTLRAADVVVVAAGREGALPTVVAGLIDTPVIGLPVSTGYGYGGEGESALGSMLQSCTVLSVVNVDDGFTAGAQAGLIARAISGARDE, from the coding sequence ATGCGCGACATTCTCGACGCGGTAGCGAGCGGCGATCTCTCGCCCGCCGAGGCGGAGGCCCGGCTCGTCGGTTACGCGACGACCGACGCCGGGCGGTTCGACGCCGCACGCGAGCGCCGCCGGGGGATTCCCGAGGCGGTGCTCGCGGACGGCAAGACGCCCGCCGAGGTGGCGTCGATGGCGATGGCGGCACTGGAGACGACGGGCCGGGTGCTGGTCACCCGAGCCGACGACGCCCACGTCGCGGCCGTCACCGACGACCTGCCGGCGGACGCGACGGTGGACCACGACGAACGCGCGCGGACGCTCGTCGTCCACGCCCCCGACTTCGAACCCCCCGACCTCGACGCGACGGTCGCCGTCGTCACCGCGGGTACCTCGGACGCCGCGGCGGCGGGCGAGGCGACCGTCCTCGCACGTGCCGTCGGCGCGACGGTCGACCGGATCGACGACGTGGGTGTCGCCCACCTCGGTCGGATCGTCGACCACCTCGACACCCTCCGGGCGGCCGACGTGGTGGTCGTCGCCGCCGGGCGCGAGGGGGCACTGCCGACGGTCGTCGCCGGCCTGATCGACACGCCGGTGATCGGGCTTCCCGTGTCGACGGGATACGGCTACGGGGGCGAAGGTGAGTCGGCGCTCGGCAGTATGCTCCAGTCGTGTACCGTCCTCTCGGTCGTCAACGTCGACGACGGCTTCACCGCAGGCGCACAGGCGGGGTTGATCGCCCGGGCGATCAGCGGCGCGCGCGACGAGTGA
- the larE gene encoding ATP-dependent sacrificial sulfur transferase LarE, translated as MTALDAKLDAARDALAERDGVVVAFSGGVDSSVVAALARDALGDDAVACTARSETLPAEELDDARRVADEIGIRHETVTFSELDNPDFVENDGERCYHCRTMRLGKMYDVARDLGFSTVCDGTNASDPGEGHRPGLRAVEELEVFSPLLAHDITKAEVRKAAERYGLSVADKPSMACLSSRIPTGLEVTEEKLTRVEKAERLLRTWGFSQFRVRDHDGLARIEVAPDELDAALDRDFARAAREHLTDAGFDHVTLDLHGYRTGSVSPAGENAESTAPDLEQEYPVRED; from the coding sequence ATGACTGCCCTCGACGCGAAACTCGACGCCGCCCGCGACGCCCTGGCCGAGCGTGACGGCGTCGTCGTCGCCTTCTCCGGCGGCGTCGACTCCAGCGTCGTCGCCGCCCTCGCCCGCGACGCCCTCGGCGACGACGCCGTGGCGTGTACGGCCCGAAGCGAGACGCTCCCTGCCGAGGAACTCGACGACGCCCGCCGCGTGGCCGACGAGATCGGCATCCGCCACGAGACGGTGACGTTCTCCGAACTCGACAACCCCGACTTCGTCGAAAACGACGGCGAGCGCTGTTACCACTGCCGGACGATGCGTCTCGGGAAGATGTACGACGTGGCCCGCGACCTCGGGTTCTCGACCGTCTGTGACGGCACGAACGCCTCCGACCCCGGCGAGGGGCATCGCCCCGGCCTCCGTGCGGTCGAGGAACTCGAAGTCTTTTCGCCCCTCCTCGCACACGACATCACCAAGGCTGAGGTGCGGAAGGCGGCCGAGCGCTACGGCCTCTCCGTCGCCGACAAACCCTCGATGGCGTGTCTCTCCTCGCGCATCCCGACCGGGCTGGAGGTGACCGAGGAGAAACTAACGCGCGTGGAGAAGGCCGAACGCCTCCTTCGGACGTGGGGGTTCTCGCAGTTCCGCGTCCGCGACCACGACGGCCTCGCACGCATCGAAGTCGCGCCCGACGAACTCGACGCGGCGCTGGACCGGGACTTCGCCCGCGCCGCCCGCGAACACCTCACCGACGCCGGCTTCGATCACGTTACGCTCGACCTACACGGGTACCGGACCGGGAGCGTGAGTCCTGCGGGCGAGAACGCGGAGTCGACCGCCCCGGACCTCGAACAGGAGTATCCCGTCCGCGAGGACTGA
- a CDS encoding PQQ-binding-like beta-propeller repeat protein has translation MPRETFTRRKWLAAVAGGLTAGCGGRAGGGETPTATATPPPDTTTPPPATTSSGSAGEIEDTMATGSTSFEQGSGTCALEADPIPDGTWPMPHHDPAGTNAAPAANGPTGFPLNERWTMSALEAQVTFPVADDNFVYLVAADPDSPPSVPTAAVLCHDPRRNGEIQWRYKIDAMPIGPPVAAAGMVYVPFGPRGDARVLAIDRTNGQLRNAYDLPGRFVGELGTAGTSLVMPSEDAYRVVDARTGEFCWSFAPNEVRRSERRDRKIRAAAVGDGVAYIGTGYPDGEPTTEIGHLYAVDPSIAGMRWHVPLSGPVGRIAVADGVVVATTGNGVAGFDPATGEALWTATADASVRPATLAVSGDTAVYGTRRTLHGLDVKAGTERWSLPFGVRGDVIFVGDVLYAVGRSDPTSQRILLAAVDAPSGKLRWQQEIYDPIVDVMAANGYLYSITDDGRLFAFTSV, from the coding sequence ATGCCACGGGAAACGTTCACACGGCGCAAATGGCTCGCGGCAGTTGCAGGGGGGCTGACCGCGGGTTGTGGGGGGCGGGCCGGCGGAGGTGAGACGCCGACGGCGACGGCCACGCCCCCACCCGACACGACGACGCCACCCCCGGCGACGACATCGTCGGGATCGGCGGGTGAAATCGAGGACACGATGGCAACGGGCAGCACCTCGTTCGAGCAGGGGTCGGGCACCTGCGCGCTGGAAGCGGACCCGATCCCCGACGGGACGTGGCCGATGCCCCACCACGATCCTGCGGGGACGAACGCCGCGCCTGCGGCCAACGGCCCGACGGGCTTCCCGCTCAACGAGCGCTGGACCATGTCCGCGCTGGAGGCGCAGGTCACGTTCCCGGTGGCCGACGACAACTTCGTCTACCTCGTTGCCGCCGATCCCGACTCGCCCCCCAGCGTGCCGACGGCGGCCGTTCTCTGTCACGATCCGCGGCGCAACGGCGAGATCCAGTGGCGATACAAGATCGACGCCATGCCCATCGGCCCGCCGGTCGCCGCCGCGGGCATGGTGTACGTCCCCTTCGGCCCGCGCGGGGACGCCCGCGTCCTCGCCATCGACCGCACGAACGGCCAACTCCGCAACGCCTACGATCTCCCCGGGCGGTTCGTGGGCGAACTGGGCACGGCGGGGACGAGTCTGGTGATGCCCAGCGAGGACGCCTACCGCGTCGTCGACGCCCGCACGGGCGAGTTCTGCTGGTCGTTCGCGCCGAACGAAGTTCGCCGGAGCGAACGCCGGGATCGGAAGATCCGCGCCGCGGCCGTCGGTGACGGCGTCGCCTACATCGGCACGGGCTACCCCGACGGCGAACCGACGACCGAAATCGGCCACCTGTACGCGGTCGATCCGTCCATCGCCGGGATGCGGTGGCACGTGCCGCTCAGCGGGCCGGTCGGCCGGATCGCCGTCGCCGACGGCGTCGTCGTCGCGACGACGGGCAACGGCGTCGCCGGGTTCGATCCCGCGACCGGCGAAGCGCTGTGGACCGCGACGGCCGACGCGTCGGTCCGTCCCGCCACCCTCGCGGTGTCGGGCGACACCGCCGTCTACGGCACCCGGCGGACGCTCCACGGCCTCGACGTGAAGGCGGGGACCGAGCGCTGGTCGCTCCCCTTCGGCGTCCGGGGCGACGTCATCTTCGTCGGCGACGTGCTCTACGCCGTCGGCCGGAGCGACCCGACGAGTCAGCGCATCCTGCTCGCCGCCGTCGACGCCCCGTCGGGTAAACTCCGGTGGCAACAGGAAATTTACGACCCTATCGTCGACGTGATGGCCGCCAACGGCTACCTCTACAGCATCACGGACGACGGCCGCCTGTTCGCGTTCACGAGCGTCTAG
- the rpiA gene encoding ribose-5-phosphate isomerase RpiA: MKTPGGSDAAKRRAGEHAADLVTDGDTVGLGTGSTAAHAIRALGQAVEDGLDIRGVATSYASRDLAREVGVPLVDLGAVERIDVAIDGADQVSDDLALIKGGGAAHAREKVVDAAAERFVVVADPSKEASLLDRSVPVEVLPDARGTVRRAIRELDGTPTLRAAERKDGPVVTDNGNLVLDCEFGAISDPAALATDLATLPGVVEHGLFVDLADEVHVGHADGVTVRRADE, translated from the coding sequence ATGAAGACACCCGGCGGATCGGACGCAGCGAAGCGTCGCGCGGGTGAACACGCCGCGGACCTCGTGACCGACGGCGACACCGTCGGCCTGGGAACGGGCAGCACCGCGGCCCACGCCATCCGCGCACTGGGGCAGGCGGTCGAGGACGGCCTCGATATCCGGGGCGTCGCCACCTCCTACGCCTCCCGCGACCTCGCTCGCGAGGTGGGGGTGCCGCTAGTCGACCTCGGCGCCGTGGAGCGAATCGACGTGGCCATCGACGGCGCCGATCAGGTGAGCGACGACCTCGCGCTGATCAAGGGTGGCGGTGCGGCCCACGCCCGCGAGAAGGTGGTCGACGCCGCGGCAGAGCGGTTCGTCGTCGTCGCGGACCCCTCGAAGGAGGCGTCGCTGCTCGACCGCTCGGTGCCGGTCGAGGTGTTGCCGGACGCTCGGGGGACCGTCCGGCGGGCGATCCGCGAACTGGACGGGACGCCGACGCTCCGGGCCGCCGAACGCAAGGACGGCCCCGTCGTGACCGACAACGGCAATCTCGTCCTCGACTGTGAGTTCGGTGCGATCAGCGATCCGGCGGCGCTGGCGACGGATCTCGCGACGCTCCCGGGCGTCGTCGAACACGGCCTATTCGTCGATCTGGCCGACGAAGTCCACGTGGGCCACGCGGACGGCGTGACCGTCCGACGGGCGGACGAGTAA
- a CDS encoding DUF7563 family protein — MARCDHCGSHVSERFARVFADASGRILACPSCSANAGIAEASRRRTPNA, encoded by the coding sequence ATGGCACGCTGCGATCACTGTGGGTCTCACGTCTCGGAGCGCTTCGCGCGGGTGTTCGCCGACGCGAGTGGGCGCATCCTCGCCTGTCCAAGCTGCTCGGCCAACGCCGGCATCGCGGAGGCATCGAGGCGTCGGACCCCAAACGCGTAA
- a CDS encoding DUF1931 family protein, translated as MADLIVKAAVKEALQDKNVASDFYDALDEEVEELLADAARRAEQNDRKTVQPRDL; from the coding sequence ATGGCAGACCTTATCGTCAAAGCCGCCGTCAAGGAAGCGCTCCAGGACAAGAACGTCGCTTCGGACTTCTACGACGCTCTCGACGAGGAAGTCGAGGAACTGCTCGCCGACGCCGCCCGGCGTGCCGAGCAGAACGACCGAAAGACCGTCCAGCCGCGCGACCTGTAA
- a CDS encoding FmdB family zinc ribbon protein, with protein MSLVDTLKSMFSADERIVYRCDACGETFDVGSSVDDPACTACESTEVRQINRV; from the coding sequence ATGTCACTCGTCGACACCCTGAAATCGATGTTCAGCGCCGACGAACGCATCGTCTATCGGTGCGACGCGTGTGGGGAGACGTTCGATGTAGGGTCGAGCGTCGACGATCCGGCGTGTACCGCGTGCGAGTCGACCGAGGTACGACAGATCAATCGCGTGTAG
- a CDS encoding helix-hairpin-helix domain-containing protein, which yields MELTAIPGVGEKTAAALAELDDAERALRDGDVAALSQAPGISAGRAAAIARAAIRYEHGADGDFLATDRARDIFEDVLALLQERTVTDYAARRVETFVPTGAESRIVEMRELVERATSRDVDEATLDALAEVEPLTDPPATRVRDRCLATTDAETYAAATDAFPELSVEVVDDARGLAELARSYATVIALDETFAGVDVAGDVRVRPDAFDHPADVVPERLLAFFAANRDSLLAAARVHETAGMEPPCDLDALRNALARLDDDGTPVGDDELDRLITAVDDLDAAVGTAESVANDHLRDVIRERDVTIEGTDFLSLVEQGARVDALLSRELADEFDRAVEKARDHLIDSLDLGDEADLAERVFSDDPTFPVERNEEAVSRLRTELKAARDRRAARLKSDLAADLGALRDPVDDLVRAALERDVELALARFAADFDCTLPRIDDEVSGVAVEAGRSPLLDVAFEDVEPVDYAVSGVTLLSGVNSGGKTSTLDLLALVTTLAHMGLPVPAESARVERVSELHYYAKSQGTLDAGAFEATLRDFATLARGTDSRLVLVDELESITEPGASAKIIAGILEALDGQAVTAVFVSHLAGEIRDAAGIDVAVDGIEAVGLVDGELRVNRSPVTDHLARSTPELIVEKLATEGDGAGVADGGDGDDFYGRLLEKF from the coding sequence ATGGAACTCACGGCCATCCCGGGCGTCGGCGAGAAGACGGCGGCCGCACTCGCCGAACTCGACGACGCCGAGCGAGCGCTCCGGGACGGCGACGTGGCGGCGCTGTCGCAGGCGCCCGGCATCTCCGCCGGGCGCGCGGCGGCCATCGCCCGCGCAGCCATCCGCTACGAACACGGCGCCGACGGCGACTTCCTCGCGACCGACCGCGCCCGCGACATCTTCGAGGACGTCCTCGCTCTCCTGCAGGAGCGGACGGTCACCGACTACGCCGCCAGACGGGTGGAGACGTTCGTCCCCACCGGCGCCGAATCGCGGATCGTGGAGATGCGCGAGCTGGTGGAGCGGGCGACGAGCCGCGACGTCGACGAGGCGACCCTCGACGCGCTGGCGGAGGTGGAACCGCTCACCGACCCGCCGGCGACGCGAGTGCGCGACCGCTGTCTGGCCACGACCGACGCGGAGACGTACGCCGCGGCGACCGACGCCTTCCCCGAACTCTCCGTCGAGGTGGTCGACGACGCGCGCGGCCTCGCGGAACTCGCGCGGTCGTACGCGACGGTGATCGCCCTCGACGAGACCTTCGCGGGCGTCGACGTGGCCGGCGACGTACGGGTACGGCCGGACGCCTTCGACCATCCCGCGGACGTGGTGCCCGAACGCCTCCTCGCCTTCTTCGCGGCGAACCGCGACTCCCTGCTCGCGGCCGCTCGCGTCCACGAGACGGCGGGGATGGAGCCACCCTGCGACCTCGACGCGCTCCGGAATGCCCTCGCCCGCCTCGACGACGACGGCACGCCCGTCGGTGACGACGAACTCGACCGGCTCATCACTGCCGTCGACGACCTGGACGCCGCCGTCGGCACGGCCGAATCGGTCGCCAACGACCACCTCCGGGACGTGATCCGCGAGCGCGACGTGACCATCGAGGGGACGGACTTCCTCTCGCTGGTCGAACAGGGCGCCCGCGTCGACGCCCTCCTCTCCCGGGAACTCGCCGACGAGTTCGACCGCGCGGTCGAGAAGGCACGCGACCACCTGATCGACAGCCTCGACCTCGGCGACGAGGCGGATCTGGCCGAACGCGTCTTCAGCGACGACCCCACCTTCCCGGTCGAGCGCAACGAGGAAGCCGTCTCCCGCCTGCGGACGGAACTGAAAGCCGCTCGCGACCGCCGGGCGGCGCGGCTCAAATCCGATCTGGCGGCCGACCTCGGCGCCCTCCGTGACCCGGTCGACGACCTCGTCCGGGCGGCGCTGGAGCGCGACGTGGAACTCGCGCTCGCCCGCTTCGCCGCCGACTTCGACTGTACGCTCCCGCGCATCGACGACGAGGTGTCGGGCGTCGCCGTCGAAGCCGGGCGCTCGCCCCTCCTCGACGTGGCTTTCGAGGACGTGGAACCCGTCGACTACGCCGTCTCGGGCGTGACGCTCCTCTCGGGGGTCAACAGCGGGGGGAAGACCTCGACGCTCGACCTGCTGGCGCTGGTGACGACCCTCGCGCACATGGGCCTGCCCGTGCCCGCCGAATCGGCGCGGGTCGAGCGCGTCTCCGAACTCCACTACTACGCCAAGAGTCAGGGGACGCTCGACGCCGGGGCGTTCGAGGCGACGCTCCGCGATTTCGCGACCCTCGCGCGAGGGACGGACTCGCGGCTCGTTCTCGTGGACGAACTGGAGAGCATCACGGAACCCGGCGCGAGCGCGAAGATCATCGCGGGCATCCTCGAAGCGCTAGACGGGCAGGCGGTGACGGCGGTGTTCGTCTCCCACCTCGCGGGCGAGATTCGGGACGCCGCGGGCATCGACGTGGCGGTCGACGGTATCGAGGCCGTCGGCCTCGTCGACGGCGAACTCCGGGTGAACCGCTCGCCGGTGACCGACCACCTCGCGCGGTCGACGCCCGAACTCATCGTGGAGAAGCTAGCGACGGAAGGGGACGGCGCGGGGGTGGCGGACGGGGGCGATGGCGACGACTTCTACGGCCGTCTGCTGGAGAAGTTCTAG
- a CDS encoding twin-arginine translocase subunit TatC, producing the protein MGATGTPDPFDEDERQSVSDAIGAPVPDSELEEDPELELDPSVVTTGDGERDADASSGAPPDGDGTPSDGRDQIPADAPIHRSEDTDGSDADSVIESNSDSVVETDANPSADSVIESETDDAATEPSVEESETPETDLTAADDDPTDNLDDGLIGEGPASDEEMPLAAHIEEMVRRLAVVLVVGGVVALAVFPIADQVINFLWNSHIPGAETITDRRPRLYGPLELLLTELKVAALAGFVVGLPVAVYETYLFMRPGLFPRERRYYLAAIPTSLVLALIGVAFAHFVVLPAIFAYFTAYTTGTAVVAFGLKETFSLILVLMGYMALVFQIPLFIMLAIMMNLTTRIWLEDRRLLFWGGFLGVAFLVSPDPTGMAPIIVAATMISLFEGTLALLRWTGN; encoded by the coding sequence ATGGGGGCGACGGGGACGCCGGATCCGTTCGACGAGGACGAACGCCAGAGCGTCTCCGACGCCATCGGCGCGCCAGTCCCCGACTCCGAACTCGAAGAGGACCCGGAACTCGAACTGGATCCGAGCGTGGTGACGACCGGCGACGGAGAGCGTGACGCCGACGCATCCTCGGGCGCGCCCCCCGACGGCGACGGCACGCCGAGTGACGGCCGCGACCAGATCCCGGCGGACGCACCCATCCATCGGAGCGAGGACACGGACGGATCGGATGCCGACTCGGTCATCGAATCGAATTCCGACTCGGTCGTCGAAACCGACGCCAACCCGTCGGCGGACTCCGTGATCGAATCCGAGACGGACGACGCGGCGACCGAACCGTCGGTCGAGGAGAGCGAGACCCCGGAGACCGATCTCACGGCGGCCGACGACGATCCGACCGACAACCTCGACGACGGCCTGATCGGAGAGGGACCGGCCTCGGACGAGGAAATGCCGCTCGCGGCCCACATCGAGGAGATGGTGCGTCGACTCGCCGTCGTCCTCGTCGTCGGCGGCGTCGTTGCCCTCGCCGTCTTCCCCATCGCGGACCAGGTGATCAACTTCCTCTGGAACTCCCACATCCCCGGTGCGGAGACCATCACGGACCGGCGCCCGCGGCTCTACGGCCCGCTCGAACTCCTCCTCACGGAGCTGAAGGTCGCGGCGCTGGCCGGCTTCGTCGTCGGTCTCCCCGTCGCAGTCTACGAAACGTATCTGTTCATGCGTCCCGGTCTCTTCCCGCGCGAACGCCGCTACTACCTCGCCGCCATCCCGACCAGCCTCGTGTTGGCGTTGATCGGCGTCGCCTTCGCTCACTTCGTCGTCCTCCCCGCCATCTTCGCGTACTTCACCGCCTACACGACGGGCACCGCCGTCGTCGCGTTCGGCCTCAAGGAGACGTTCAGCCTCATTCTCGTCCTCATGGGCTACATGGCGCTCGTCTTCCAGATTCCCCTGTTCATCATGCTCGCGATCATGATGAATCTCACCACGCGGATCTGGTTGGAGGACCGTCGCCTCCTGTTCTGGGGCGGCTTCCTCGGCGTCGCCTTCCTCGTCAGCCCCGATCCGACGGGGATGGCCCCCATCATCGTCGCCGCGACGATGATTTCGCTGTTCGAGGGGACACTGGCACTCCTCCGGTGGACGGGGAACTAG